A genomic stretch from Arachis stenosperma cultivar V10309 chromosome 3, arast.V10309.gnm1.PFL2, whole genome shotgun sequence includes:
- the LOC130969563 gene encoding vacuolar protein sorting-associated protein 2 homolog 2 isoform X2, whose translation MNLFKKKTSPKEALRTSKREMAVATRGIEREIASLQMEEKKLVAEIKQTAKTGNEAATKILARQLVRLRQQITNLQGSRAQIRGVATHTQALYASTSISTGMKGATKAMAAMNKQMAPAKQAKVIREFQKQSAQMDMTIEMMSESIDETLDKDEAEEETEELTNQVLDEIGVDIASQLSSAPKGRIASRNTENVAPSRPQESQDVEDLEKRLASLRRL comes from the exons ATGAACCTCTTCAAGAAGAAAACCTCACCCAAAG AGGCTCTGCGGACAAGTAAGAGGGAAATGGCGGTTGCAACAAGAG GCATTGAAAGAGAGATAGCATCACTTCAGATGGAG gaaaaaaaattggtggCTGAGATCAAACAAACAGCTAAAACCGGAAATGAG GCTGCCACTAAAATCCTGGCTCGCCAACTTGTTCGATTACGACAACAAATAACCAATTTGCAGGGAAGTCGTGCCCAGATCAGGGGTGTAGCAACTCACACACAG GCATTATATGCAAGCACTTCAATCTCAACGGGAATGAAGGGGGCAACAAAAGCAATGGCAGCAATGAACAAG CAAATGGCACCAGCAAAACAGGCTAAAGTGATTAGAGAATTCCAAAAGCAATCGGCACAAATGGACATGACG ATTGAGATGATGTCAGAATCTATAGATGAAACTTTAGACAAAGATGAAGCCGAGGAAGAAACAGAAGAGCTCACTAATCAG GTTCTTGATGAGATTGGAGTGGATATTGCATCCCAG TTATCTTCGGCGCCAAAAGGCCGGATTGCTTCAAGGAATACCGAAAATGTTGCTCCAAG CAGACCGCAGGAATCCCAAGATGTTGAAGATCTTGAAAAGAGATTGGCTTCTCTTAGAAGATTATAG
- the LOC130969563 gene encoding vacuolar protein sorting-associated protein 2 homolog 2 isoform X1, whose amino-acid sequence MNLFKKKTSPKEALRTSKREMAVATRGIEREIASLQMEEKKLVAEIKQTAKTGNEAATKILARQLVRLRQQITNLQGSRAQIRGVATHTQALYASTSISTGMKGATKAMAAMNKQMAPAKQAKVIREFQKQSAQMDMTIEMMSESIDETLDKDEAEEETEELTNQVLDEIGVDIASQLSSAPKGRIASRNTENVAPRPQESQDVEDLEKRLASLRRL is encoded by the exons ATGAACCTCTTCAAGAAGAAAACCTCACCCAAAG AGGCTCTGCGGACAAGTAAGAGGGAAATGGCGGTTGCAACAAGAG GCATTGAAAGAGAGATAGCATCACTTCAGATGGAG gaaaaaaaattggtggCTGAGATCAAACAAACAGCTAAAACCGGAAATGAG GCTGCCACTAAAATCCTGGCTCGCCAACTTGTTCGATTACGACAACAAATAACCAATTTGCAGGGAAGTCGTGCCCAGATCAGGGGTGTAGCAACTCACACACAG GCATTATATGCAAGCACTTCAATCTCAACGGGAATGAAGGGGGCAACAAAAGCAATGGCAGCAATGAACAAG CAAATGGCACCAGCAAAACAGGCTAAAGTGATTAGAGAATTCCAAAAGCAATCGGCACAAATGGACATGACG ATTGAGATGATGTCAGAATCTATAGATGAAACTTTAGACAAAGATGAAGCCGAGGAAGAAACAGAAGAGCTCACTAATCAG GTTCTTGATGAGATTGGAGTGGATATTGCATCCCAG TTATCTTCGGCGCCAAAAGGCCGGATTGCTTCAAGGAATACCGAAAATGTTGCTCCAAG ACCGCAGGAATCCCAAGATGTTGAAGATCTTGAAAAGAGATTGGCTTCTCTTAGAAGATTATAG